The following are encoded together in the Anopheles nili chromosome 3, idAnoNiliSN_F5_01, whole genome shotgun sequence genome:
- the LOC128725962 gene encoding biogenesis of lysosome-related organelles complex 1 subunit 4 has product MADELAHDYSGYFKASNLDQELKPITVGIDRMMLRLEEFENLLEIVKAESSVALQQNIPKMLALKPELDNLCDRVAKLEQFVTMVSKNLDAVEKQVQIAEEELDIPDKTINVLLKSLNIFGKPKQTERLTNRNASGAYEPVAVFKTEQYFRPNGPEQSIKQIKQEESPTGDHCDTGTPEK; this is encoded by the exons ATGGCTGATGAACTAGCACATGATTATTCTGGATATTTCAAGGCGTCCAACTTGGATCAAGAG CTAAAACCAATAACGGTAGGCATAGATCGAATGATGCTTCGCTTGGAAGAGTTTGAAAATTTGCTTGAAATCGTGAAAGCTGAGTCTAGTGTCGCTTTACAACAAAATATTCCAAAAATGTTAGCCCTAAAACCGGAACTCGACAATCTATGTGACCGTGTCGCTAAGCTCGAGCAATTTGTAACGATGGTGAGCAAAAACTTAGATGCAGTGGAGAAGCAGGTGCAAATTGCAGAAGAAGAACTAGACATACCAGACAAAACGATAAACGTACTACTAAAATCGCTAAACATTTTCGGTAAACCGAAACAAACCGAGAGACTGACTAACAGAAATGCGAGCGGTGCCTATGAGCCAGTGGCCGTATTCAAAACGGAGCAATATTTTCGACCAAATGGGCCGGAGCAATCgataaagcaaatcaaacaagAAGAGTCACCCACGGGAGACCACTGTGATACTGGGACACCCGAAAAATGA
- the LOC128723709 gene encoding ubiquitin carboxyl-terminal hydrolase isozyme L5 — protein sequence MADSAGEWCLIESDPGVFTELIKDFGVDGVQVEELWSLDEDSFKDLEPVHGLVFLFKWVKDDEPAGSIVQDSRLEKIFFAKQVINNACATQAILSILLNVSHTDINLGPTLSDFKEFVVSFDAYNKGLALSNASQIRTVHNSFARQTLFELDNKNAAKEDVFHFVGYVPVDGRLYELDGLKEGPIDLGAVGPGQEWLKVVRPIIEKRMLKYSKGEIHFNLMAIVSDRQQIYQRQIDQLLASEDVEMETDLKQEEIGRLRMLMEDEAVKRKRYKTENIRRKHNFLPFIVELLKTLAQSGQLMPLYEKAKQRALEREATKSKQS from the exons ATGGCTGACAGCGCTGGAGAATGGTGCCTCATCGAGAGCGACCCCGGCGTGTTTACAGAATTGATAAAAGATTTCG GTGTGGATGGCGTACAGGTGGAAGAATTATGGAGCTTAGATGAGGATAGTTTCAAAGATTTAGA GCCAGTTCATGGGcttgtatttttattcaagTGGGTGAAGGACGATGAACCGGCAGGGTCTATTGTTCAAGATAGCCGCCTGGAGAAAATCTTTTTCGCTAAGCAAGTTATAAACAATGCATGCGCTACACAGGCAATTTTGAGCATTTTATTGAACGTCAGTCACACGGATATAAACCTGGGACCGACTTTATCCGATTTCAAGGAGTTTGTCGTCTCATTCGATGCCTACAACAAGGGTCTAGCTCTTAGTAATGCTAGCCAGATCCGTACCGTGCACAATTCATTCGCGCGGCAAACTTTATTTGAGCTGGACAACAAGAATGCGGCCAAGGAGGATGTATTTCATTTCGTCGGATACGTTCCTGTGGATGGGCGGCTGTATGAGCTGGACGGTTTGAAAGAAGGCCCGATCGATCTTGGTGCCGTGGGACCTGGTCAGGAATGGCTGAAAGTTGTTCGTCCAATAATTGAAAAGCGAATGCTTAAGTACAGCAAAGGAGAGATCCACTTCAATTTGATGGCAATCGTGTCTGATCGGCAACAAATCTACCAGCGCCAGATCGATCAGTTGCTGGCATCTGAGgatgtggaaatggaaaccgaTTTGAAGCAAGAAGAAATTGGTCGATTGAGAATGTTGATGGAAGATGAAGCGGTCAAGCGTAAGCGGTATAAAACTGAAAACATCCGGCGTAAGCATAACTTCCTTCCGTTTATCGTCGAATTACTTAAAACACTGGCTCAAAGTGGCCAGTTGATGCCGCTATACGAAAAGGCAAAGCAGCGCGCTCTTGAACGAGAAGCTACGAAGTCGAAACAATCATAA
- the LOC128724475 gene encoding uncharacterized protein LOC128724475 has product MFPHATCLLWSVNNPRVGAAAVEAVPADGLIEGAAGWVHLTGGTDAVRCSIRAHPGRPPFRLDRQVRQCVKYNESATIADVATVETTDSSSYKRLISTTSSTAPPVAASTTHVALTTPTTATTPTTGGIMLMHDGEDEDGDLSGPTGNAINSLRRISENDRPLFEALLAEERGELPRRRHACTGRFLTMHKRRRKKLLTRSLALDQAILDDVLHGQVQCILDRVNHWRFNAFTLETVTGGRSLPVLCVHLFHWYGLLDHFNLDVVRVWKLFSLIEEGYHSTNPYHNSIHATDVTQAMHCFLQEKRILEHLSPLEIMASLIGAVTHDLDHPGVNQPFLIATSNHLAALYENTSVLENHHWRSAIGCLLESGVAEQVQDIRPELERQISSLILATDITRQQEFIGRFRDYLSRDALDMRDTSHRHFILQISLKCADISNPCRPWDISKKWSMKVCEEFFRQGDYERQLNLPVTSLCDRQSTTVPKIQTGFFKFVVTPLLNEWHRFLRTDLSHAMMHHLKYNQQQWESKLQAEINEETRTEISDAELLDDEDIEVGGEDDGEDQAEDEADDGVHHHHHHLAELSDSSEVLLPFAMAKYGRRSSLQVTAHGFAGRVRNERRLSVPATHCIPKIILPAKDSSSGGRVGAGEFSLQPPESIQEGDEHRFDADSLSIFSSDSDSLHRGARGSSTGSTADRERPLSAENLLPDCSIASMTDGACGDRLNLVLHGAVSVGNTANLLTVGTSKHLIRQQTFPPLQPYVRTRYMSSQAELGACPEALLESNSSSSNSSGSTHAAAAAAMALSGGESRGRVLAARKDSIKREQPPDAAGSSQSDSSKIKVPKLSLGQKENLDPSMLKRSLSRRRGSAPVTVALPAKPEASSGSGAVALAGEIGKSLVIKTCDLMRRGSMPVDALIHSNELPPVQTTADGSAGATVPPIPNSLLGPPYGAGMQRRGSVPCESTNVALRSSFSIKRRSTKKALRRRSSGGAEILSPILSEDAGGSNGGGPSGSSSSSAWYRIKRDAGHRRSDNESLLSRRRGSLPVEVLAIGYSGTLRH; this is encoded by the exons CAACAACATCCAGCACCGCACCACCAGTGGCCGCATCGACAACGCACGTGGCGCTAACGACACCGACCACCGCAACAACTCCAACCACGGGTGGCATAATGCTGATGCACGACGGTGAGGACGAAGATGGCGACCTAAGCGGTCCCACCGGCAACGCCATCAACTCCCTGCGACGAATCTCCGAAAACGATCGGCCCCTGTTCGAGGCACTGTTGGCCGAGGAGCGAGGTGAACTGCCCCGACGGCGGCACGCCTGCACCGGGCGCTTTCTCACCATGCACAAACGGCGCAGGAAGAAGCTGCTGACACGTAGCCTCGCCCTGGATCAGGCCATCCTCGACGACGTGCTCCACGGGCAGGTGCAGTGCATTCTCGATCGCGTAAACCACTGGCGCTTTAACGCGTTCACGCTCGAGACGGTGACTGGCG GACGCTCACTGCCGGTATTATGTGTTCATCTGTTCCACTGGTACGGGCTTCTGGACCACTTCAACCTAGACGTAGTTAGAGTATGGAAATTGTTTAGCTTAATCGAGGAAGGCTACCACAGCACGAACCCGTACCACAACTCGATCCACGCGACGGACGTAACCCAGGCGATGCACTGCTTCCTGCAGGAGAAGCGCATCCTGGAACACCTGAGCCCGCTCGAGATCATGGCATCCCTGATCGGTGCCGTCACGCACGATCTCGACCATCCGGGCGTAAACCAGCCGTTCCTGATCGCGACCTCAAACCACCTGGCGGCGCTGTACGAGAACACGTCCGTACTCGAGAACCACCACTGGCGATCCGCGATCGGGTGTCTGCTCGAGAGTGGCGTCGCCGAACAGGTGCAGGACATCCGGCCCGAGCTCGAGCGGCAGATCAGCTCTCTAATCCTGGCGACGGACATCACCCGGCAGCAGGAGTTCATCGGACGCTTCCGGGACTACCTGAGCCGGGATGCGCTCGACATGCGGGACACCTCCCATCGGCACTTTATCCTGCAGATCTCGCTCAAGTGTGCCGACATCTCGAACCCGTGCCGCCCGTGGGACATCAGCAAGAAGTGGAGCATGAAGGTGTGCGAAGAGTTCTTCCGCCAGGGTGACTACGAGCGGCAGCTCAACCTGCCGGTGACGTCCCTGTGCGATCGGCAGTCAACGACGGTACCGAAGATCCAGACCGGATTCTTTAAGTTCGTCGTCACACCGCTGCTGAACGAGTGGCACCGGTTCCTGCGCACGGATCTGTCACACGCGATGATGCACCATCTGAAGtacaaccagcagcagtgggAAAGCAAGCTGCAGGCGGAGATCAACGAGGAGACGCGCACGGAGATCTCGGATGCTGAGCTGCTTGACGATGAGGACATCGAGGTGGGTGGGGAGGATGATGGTGAGGATCAAGCTGAGGACGAAGCGGATGATGgtgtgcatcatcatcatcaccatctggCGGAGTTGTCCGACAGCTCGGAGGTGTTGTTACCGTTCGCGATGGCAAAGTACGGACGTCGTAGTTCGCTGCAGGTGACAGCCCACGGTTTTGCTGGTCGAGTGCGTAACGAGCGACGTCTCTCGGTACCGGCCACACACTGCATCCCGAAGATCATCCTGCCGGCGAAGGATTCGTCGAGTGGAGGTCGCGTTGGTGCTGGAGAGTTTAGTCTGCAGCCACCGGAATCGATCCAGGAGGGTGATGAGCATCGATTCGACGCGGATTCCCTGTCAATCTTCTCCTCCGACAGTGACAGCTTGCACCGGGGTGCTCGTGGTTCGTCCACTGGCAGTACCGCTGACCGGGAGAGACCTTTAAGTGCGGAAAACCTCCTGCCAGACTGCAGCATCGCTTCGATGACGGATGGTGCGTGCGGTGATCGACTCAATCTCGTCCTGCACGGTGCAGTGAGCGTAGGAAACACGGCTAACCTGCTGACCGTCGGTACGTCGAAGCACCTGATACGCCAGCAAACGTTCCCACCGTTGCAACCGTACGTGCGGACACGCTACATGTCCTCGCAGGCTGAACTCGGTGCCTGCCCGGAGGCTCTGCTCGAATCAAACTCCTCCAGCTCGAACAGCAGTGGTTCGACACACGCGGCGGCTGCGGCCGCCATGGCCCTTTCGGGTGGCGAATCTCGCGGTCGTGTCCTTGCGGCCAGAAAGGATAGCATTAAGCGCGAACAACCACCGGATGCTGCCGGATCGTCCCAGTCGGACAGCAGCAAGATCAAGGTACCGAAGTTGTCGCTAGGTCAGAAGGAAAACCTCGATCCATCGATGCTCAAACGGAGCCTTAGTCGGCGGCGTGGCTCTGCACCGGTGACTGTGGCGTTGCCAGCGAAACCGGAAGCTTCGTCAGGATCTGGCGCTGTGGCTTTGGCCGGTGAGATTGGTAAATCGCTCGTCATTAAAACGTGCGATCTAATGCGCCGAGGATCGATGCCTGTCGATGCACTCATCC ACTCCAACGAGCTTCCACCGGTGCAGACCACAGCGGATGGTAGTGCTGGTGCCACTGTCCCACCAATCCCGAACAGCCTGCTTGGACCACCGTACGGTGCCGGAATGCAACGTCGTGGATCGGTTCCATGTGAAAGCACAAACGTTGCCCTGCGTAGCAGCTTCAGCATCAAACGACGCAGCACGAAGAAGGCCCTACGTCGGCGGTCCTCTGGTGGAGCGGAAATCCTCAGCCCAATCCTGTCGGAGGATGCGGGTGGCAGCAACGGAGGCGGGCCCTCCGGGTCGTCCTCCTCCAGCGCCTGGTACCGGATCAAACGAGACGCTGGCCATCGTCGGAGCGACAACGAGAGCCTCCTATCGCGACGGCGTGGCTCCCTACCAGTTGAAGTTCTCGCCATCGGATATTCCG GGACTCTGCGGCACTAA
- the LOC128723512 gene encoding solute carrier family 35 member C2, whose product MVNIKYERVKQTTDQEGGPDEEIELETNRRGSDDHRQQDALHSQYHQSKHNYAHHNQYIVATTAGCNGYADGDQRKSKNAFANRIVVTLVLIICYFSLSIGLTFYQRQLLQHFKLPLFVVLYHLVIKFLLSVVVRAVLRCATRKPRILLDWRTSVRKILPTGLASGIDISFSNWGLELVKISLYTMTKSTTIVFILIFAILLKLEKKSWSLGAIVIMISGGLFMFTYKSTQFDALGFSFLLFASLSSGIRWTFAQLIMQKSKLGLHNPIDMIFHMQPWMILSVLPFTIGFEGQKLIEGYSLVQQLPSSVVVDVWLKISFGAFIAFAMEVSEFMVLTNTSSLTLSVAGIFKEICQLVLAVKLNDEHLSIVNVLGLVMCLGGICCHVVHKFLTYREETTKTSSLASLDKPGAYIEDHEDEDDEAHPVGGLVTTTSKNGAPKFGNGATTGSSGVRFKSGQYRPLLINEARDASDSDHLVVENRNYLSDDSDQEEGGTQDVLFDILKRRER is encoded by the exons atggttAACATCAAGTACGAACgggtcaaacaaacaacagacCAAGAAGGTGGACCAGATGAAGAAATAGAGCTCGAAACAAACCGCAGAGGAAGCGATGACCACCGACAGCAAGATGCGTTACACTCTCAGTACcaccaaagcaaacacaactATGCACACCATAATCAATATATCGTGGCTACGACGGCTGGATGTAATGGATACGCCGATGGTGACCAACGCAAATCGAAGAATGCATTCGCTAATCGCATTGTCGTCACGCTTGTGCTGATAATATGCTATTTTTCCCTGTCGATTGGTCTAACGTTTTACCAGCgtcagctgctgcagcatttCAAGCTGCCACTGTTTGTGGTGTTATACCACCTGGTGATAAAGTTTCtgctttcggtggtggtgcgcgCTGTGCTTCGGTGTGCCACGCGGAAACCGCGCATTTTGTTGGATTGGCGAACGTCTGTAAGGAAAATCCTCCCCACCGGGTTAGCCAGTGGCATCGATATTAGTTTCTCCAACTGGGGTCTTGAGCTCGTCAAAATTTCACT ATACACGATGACCAAATCTACTacgattgtttttattttaatattcgCCATATTACTTAAGCTGGAGAAAAAG AGTTGGTCCCTGGGAGCGATCGTCATCATGATTTCCGGAGGTCTATTTATGTTTACGTACAAATCAACACAGTTTGATGCACTCGGATTTTCGTTTCTGCTGTTCGCATCACTTTCAAGTGGCATTCGCTGGACGTTTGCTCAGCTGATTATGCAAAAGTCCAAGCTCGGTTTACATAATCCTATCGATATGATATTCCATATGCAACCGTGGATGATATTGTCCGTGTTGCCATTTACTATCGGGTTTGAAG GACAAAAGCTTATCGAAGGATATAGTCTGGTGCAACAATTGCCATCGAGTGTCGTAGTCGACGTTTGGTTAAAGATTTCCTTCGGTGCATTCATTGCGTTCGCGATGGAAGTGAGCGAATTCATGGTTCTCACCAACACGTCTAGTCTGACCTTGTCAGTTGCTGGCATTTTCAAG GAAATTTGCCAACTCGTACTAGCCGTGAAGCTGAACGATGAACATCTCAGTATTGTCAATGTGCTCGGTCTGGTAATGTGCTTGGGTGGCATATGTTGCCATGTGGTGCATAAATTCCTAACGTACCGCGAGGAAACCACCAAGACTTCCTCGCTAGCTTCTCTGGACAAGCCCGGTGCATACATCGAGGATCACGAGGATGAAGATGACGAAGCGCACCCGGTCGGGGGACTAGTGACTACGACTTCCAAGAATGGTGCTCCAAAGTTTGGCAATGGAGCCACTACGGGTAGCAGTGGAGTTCGCTTCAAAAGTGGACAGTATCGGCCACTATTGATCAACGAGGCCCGGGATGCAAGCGACTCCGATCATCTAGTGGTAGAGAACCGGAACTATTTGTCGGATGACAGCGATCAGGAAGAAGGCGGTACGCAGGATGTGCTGTTCGATATACTTAAGCGTCGTGAGCGATAG
- the LOC128723513 gene encoding translin: MQNNVKHIFDSFNDYLVKEQELRTEIRDIVRDIDQAAKEAAIALQIIHSSIADVPAACAKARQFFDTCRDGYAKLAALIPLGQYYRYHDHWHYMTQRIVFLIALTIYLEKGFLVTRDTAAEILGLSVTQNERFHLDIEDYLVGILQLASELSRYAVNSVILGDYEKPLTISKFVADLNSGFRLLNLKNDSLRKRFDALKYDVKKIEEIVYDISIRGLRAEVAPAVEPSGQEGK; encoded by the exons ATGCAGAACAACGTGAAGCATATTTTTGATAGTTTCAACGATTATCTGGTAAAAGAACAGGAATTGCGTACC GAAATCCGCGACATTGTTCGGGACATCGACCAAGCGGCAAAGGAAGCGGCAATTGCATTGCAAATCATACACAGCAGTATTGCAGATGTTCCAGCTGCCTGTGCCAAGGCACGGCAATTCTTCGACACATGCCGCGATGGATACGCAAAACTGGCCGCACTCATCCCCTTAGGGCAATACTATCGGTACCACGACCACTGGCATTACATGACACAGCGAATTGTTTTCCTGATTGCTCTTACCATTTACCTCGAGAAGGGATTTCTTGTCACTCGTGACACGGCGGCCGAAATTCTAGGGC TTTCCGTAACACAAAATGAAAGATTCCATTTGGACATTGAGGACTATCTTGTGGGTATACTGCAGCTTGCCTCGGAATTG AGTCGCTATGCCGTTAACTCTGTCATTTTGGGAGACTACGAAAAGCCACTAACGATTTCAAAGTTTGTTGCCGATCTCAACTCGGGCTTCCGGCTGCTGAATCTCAAAAACGATTCGCTCCGTAAACGATTCGATGCGCTAAAGTATGACGTAAAGAAAATTGAGGAAATTGTTTACGACATCAGCATACGTGGATTGCGCGCCGAAGTTGCTCCCGCCGTCGAACCGTCTGGGCAAGAAGGAAAATGA